In the genome of Thermodesulfovibrio thiophilus DSM 17215, the window ATTGAAAAAATAACTCCAGGAGAACATCTTGCTGTAATGAGCGCAGGTGCGTACGGATTCAGTATGTCATCTAATTATAACAGTCGCCCGAGAGCTGCTGAAGTGCTCGTCAAAGGAGAAAACTATGCTTTAATAAGAAAAAGAGAAACATATAAAGACTTAATAAAAAATGAAATCATACCGGAGGATATACTCTAATGAATAAAATTAACTTTGTTAAAATGCACGGACTTGGCAATGATTTTATTTTGATTGATTGTCTAAAACAGGATTTGCCAGATCCTCAGGCTTTTGCAATCAAATACTGTAATCGAAGATTTGGAATAGGTGCAGACCAGCTTTTATTAATCTATCCTTCCGAAATTGCAGATTTCAGCATGAGAATTTTCAATGCTGATGGCTCAGAAGTTGAAATGTGTGGAAATGGAATAAGGTGCTTTGCAAAATATGTCTGGGATAGAGGGCTATCTCAAAAAGAAATACTGGATGTAGAAACTCTTGCAGGAATTATAAAACCAAAAAAAGTTGGAGAGCTTGTTCAGGTTGATATGGGAAATCCTGAATTTAGACCAGAAAAAATCCCTGTTGATGCAGAGGGTGATATAGCCTTTGATATTGCACTTGAAGTGTATGGCTGGCATGCAAGACTTAACTGTGTAAGTATGGGGAATCCTCATGCTGTAATATTTCTTGAAGAAGATCCTAAAAATTTTGCAGTTTTAAAATATGGACCTGCAATTGAAACTCATCCTATTTTCCCAAAAAGAACGAATGTTGAGTTTGCCTTTGTAAAAAACAGTAAAGAAATAATTATGCGTGTCTGGGAAAGAGGAGCCGGAGAAACTCTTGCATGTGGTACTGGTGCATGTGCCACAGCTGTTGCTGCAATGAAAAAAAAGCTCGTTGAAAACAAAGTAACTGTTCATCTTCTAGGTGGAGATTTATTAATTGAATGGCAAGAAAATGGACATGTTTATATGACAGGACCCGCTGAAGAGGTCTATGAAGGAACAGTAAAAGTTCCACAAATTGCTTGATAATCACAGAATTTACAATTTTTCTTGAAATCATATGTCGGTTGAAAGGGTATTTCTAAATTTTTAATTTCAGCTAAAAGACTCTTCATTATCTCAGAAATAATTGACAATCCCTGTCCTTTTTCAATTTCGTTCAATGGATTAAAAAAAGCATCATTGTCGATTACATTTCGACCAAGTAAAAAATAATAACCTTCAAGATTTTGTGGATTAATTTTATATTTTTGGGAGTAAAGAAAGACATACAGAGGAATTTGAAAACTTCCAATATATTTTGCCCATGATTGCCTGTCTTCAGTACTCAGCCTGTCGAACTTAATTTTAAGATGATCCTGTTTGCCGGTAATTTTATAATCAACAATAAAAATTTTTTCATTCACCTTTTCAACTTTATCTAATCTGCATGTAAATCTAGAGTCAAAGAAAGTTTCCTCAAAAAATTCTTCAACTGAAATTATTTCGATTTTATGTATCTTTGAAATTTCTTGATAGTAATTTATAATTTCATGTAATCTGTCCAGTGTTTGAAGCTTTAATAAATAAACTCTGCCTCGTATTTTATTTCCATATTGTTTCAAAAATATATTATCCAAAATTTTTTCTATTTCATTTATTAAATTCTTTTCATTCAAAACTCTACCTATTCTGAGTTTGAAATATTCCTTTAATGCTTCATGAACTATTATTCCGATATCACAACGATCTAAATCTGATGAAATATCTTTTTCTTTTTTGATCCCAAGAACATAGGAGTAATAAAATTTCAATCCGCATTTCAAATATTCATCGATTGCTGTTGCTGAAAATGAAAAATTTTTTAATATATCCATCATTTCATGATTTTTAACAATGTTATCAGGCATTTTTCCTGCAAGATTAACTTTATAAATAACCGAATGTATCAAATCAGATTGATTATCCTCTAATATAGCTCCTTCTTTTTTTTCTATAATCCAGATTAATTTTTCGATGAATCTTGATCTTTCATATCTATCATTTTTTATATAAGCAATGTGAACCTCTTCTGCTCCTCTAATTAATGTAGAAAAATAGTAATAAATCAGTTTTTCCCTGTCATGATACGTTGGTAATCCAAGAATTTTTCTAATTCTATATGGTAATAGATAGTCTTCAGAAAGATTTGGAAAAACTCCTTCATTTAGATCAAGAAAAATAACTTTTTTGAACTTAATATTTCTTGTTTCAAGAAAACCAAGAATTTGTAATCCATTCAAAGGAATACCTTCAAAAGGAATATTCTGAGAAGCTATATAATTTTTAAAAAAGTTAAAGTAAGACTGCTTGAACTCGAACTTTATTTTATTTATTAAAGAGTTAGAGAGTTTTTCAAACTCAGTTAAAAAAGCTTCAACGTAAGGATAAAAAAGAGGATGATATTTTGCCGTGCTTTTGTCATAAATAAATATCAGCAATTCCCGACATGCATTTATAAACTCTTTAATATTACTAAAAGAAAGAAATTTTTTTATAGCATTTTCATGAATAAATTTAATATGTTCGCTAATTTCTTCTGCTGATAAAAAAGACTCACCTATGTTTTGAATAATCTTTGATGGAACTTCCTTTTCTATCCATTCAAGTTCAATAAATAACAGAGGTTTTTCGAATTTAAAAAATTCTTCCATCTCATGGAAAACTATCCTGCTTAATTCAGCACTATTTTTAAAAAAAATATTCTTTGTATACGGATGAAGCATAAATTTTAAGTAAAAAGGAACATAAACCATATCATTTTCAATAGAGCTCAAAAGTTCAAATAAAGTTATGAAAAAGCCGTAAATTGGCGTTCTTGAAAGAGGATACCCCATAGAAATGTTATAACTTCTTTCATCTAAATATGAAATCCCCTGTCTCACAAGAGGAAAAAGATTCTCAGCATCTGGAAGAACAATCACTGTTCTTTCATCCAGGCTATCAAATTCTTTAATTATTTTACCTGCAACTTTAATTTCTCCATGTGTATCAGGACAGCTGTAAAATTTTATTTTGGTGTTTAAAGCTTCGTCATCATCCTGAAACACTAAGAAAAAATTTTCTATTTTGCTTAATTTCTCAAGAATTATTTTTTCAGTCTTTGTAAAAGCAAAAAAACCTGCAAAAATTATTTTCTGAAAACTTAAATATGAATTCAAATCTGCTTCTGCAACTGTTCTGTACCGTAAAGATCTTGTAGATAGATTTCTGTTGATTAATAACTCATAAAATTCTTTATATGTCTGTGAAAGAAATCTTAAGCTATTTCGGGAATTTACAGGTATCTCAACAAGTGTTTCCACTTCTTTCAGCTTATCAACTGAAATACCTTCGATATAAAGTTCCTCGAAAAGATTAAAGAGTTTTAAACCAATAGAGAAAAAATTATCAAATTTTTGAAAAAATGTGGTTAAAGAATTATTTTTTATGCATATTTCATAAATAATTCCGGCAGCATCTATTGATTCAATTGAATTTGTATCATTTAATTTTTTAAAAATAAAGTTTATGAATTCATCTATTGAAAAAATACGAGGTGGAATAAAGGAAGTATTTATCTTTTCTGCCAGCGTTTTTCTTAAATAATGAGATGGTCTTTTACCTGGAAACACGACTACATTTTGGGAATAATTCAAGTTTTCTGAATCAATAACTGATACTATACTTTCAATTAAATCCTGGTCTGAGGTTAGTATGATTTTTTGTCTTTCAGAAAGAAAATCTAATTTATCAATTAATTCTTTACTCTGATTCATATCCATTTTATCTCTTCCATATCAAGATAATAAAGACATCCAGTAATAGTAAAATTTTTATAAATGTCTGAAGCCAGGTTTAAATATTTTTTTATTTGTCCAAAATGTTCTTCTGATGGATAACCTGTTTTATATTCAATAACTGTAACTTTATCTTTATCAATAACCACTCTATCAATCCTGTGAATTAATCCTTTATGGTCTGAAATTTCAAATTCATTAAAAAAAATTCTGTCAGGCTTCTTAATAAATAATTCCCTCATTTGAGGATGATCAAGCATCTTCAGAATTGGCTTTTTGATTTCAGCAATGTCAAAATTTTTTCTTAAATCTCTGTTGATTTTTTCTATATTAGAATCAATTATATCTGTAAATTCTTCATTCCAGAAATCTATTGAAGAAAGAACTCTGTGTATAAAATCTCCCCTGTCCTTTTCTTTTAAATGAATCATCTCTTGTGAAACAGGAAATTCAACAGGCAGTGAATGATGTTCAATTTTCATTATTTTTCTTTCAATATTAAGAGAATAAATTTTAGATAGTTTTGACCCCAATGGTTTGTCCGTAAAATTACAAAGAATATCAAAAGGGAAATTGCTTTCTTTTTTCATTTTTCCTATTACATATAGTTCATCCTGTGCTCTTGTAAAAGCCACATATAGCGTATTTAAAGAATCTGCCATCTTTGAAACTTTTACAGAATCCTTGATCTCTTTCAACCTGTCACATTTATTTGCAAGTTTATCATTTATTTTCATTATACAAAGTGTTTCTTCATCAATTTCATTCACTATATATTCATCTGTTTTTTCTCTGGAGTCCTCCAGAAATAAAATTACAACTGGAAAACCAAGTCCTTTTGCCTTATGAACTGTCATAATGTTGATAGCATCTATATCAGCTCCCAATGTTATATCCCAGATTTTTTCATCCTCACTTGGATTTGAAAAAAACTCTATAAAATCTTTGATACTACTTAATCCTCGGCCTTCAAAACTTTTTACAAGTTCAAGAATTTTTAAAAAAGTAGCTTCTTCATCTGGCATAATCTCAAAAACTTTAAAATTGCTTAATGCTACAGACAAAAGATCATAAATAGGTAAATATCCTGTAAGTTTAAACATATTTTGAAAATGATTCTCCCATAATGAAGGAAATGCTACCTGATAGTATTTGTATAACGGGGAGTTTTGCCTGTTTTTTATAATAAACTCCTGAATAGGTTGTAATGTTTTTATACTGTAACACTTTGATAAAAATTCTTTATAAAGATCTCCAAGAATAAAAATTGAAAAAGAAAAATCATCTACAGGGCTGTCAAGAAATTTAAGAAGATTTAAAATTTCAAAAGTAACCTTTCTTCTTCTTACATCAAGACTGCTATAGGAAATAAACGGCAGAGTTAAATCATTTAACCATGAACTGATAGTAACCACATGGTCATTTTTTAATGCAAGAACTGCAATATCTTTAAAACTATATCCTCTTGCTCTGGTATCATTAATGATATCTATAAAATCTTTTTTTATTTTTGCTTCATTTTCTTCATCGTCTGAATAAAAAGTTTTAACCTCAACATAACCTTCTTGTTCATATTCTTTTTTTGAAAACTGTTCGTAACGGTCAAGCCCGGTAAGCTTAGCAGGATTGCAATAATCAGAATGATTAACTATATTTTCTTTGAAAAATTTTTCTACGAATTTTAAAATCATTCCTTTACTTCTATAATTAACACTGAGTTCTTCAACTATTTTATGAGCTGAAGGGAAAATATCTATTTTTTCAAGTTCATTCATTATTCTGTAATCAGCACCACGAAAACTATAAATTGCCTGTTTGGTATCACCAACCACGAAAAGACTACCATTTTCTGATAGAGCATTCTCTATTAACAGTTTCAGATTTGACCATTGAATAGGCGATGTGTCTTGAAACTCGTCAATAAGAAAATGATGTATTTTTTCTCCGAGCCTGAAATATATCTCTGGAACTTTGAATTCGTTAATATATTGAGAAAGCAATTTATTTATGTCTTCTATAAATATTTTACTCTCTGTCTGCTTTACTACATTTAATTTTCGTTGGAAATTTTTAAAAATATGAAGATAAGGTAAATAAAAAGTTTTAGAATATAAAAAAGCATACTCATCAACAACTTCTTTAAATTCATCCCATAGAAGAATTATATCTTCATATTTTTGGGTTAAATTTTTATTTTTTGGTTTATTTACAGGGGGTGTTGATATCCCTCTATCAAGAATCTCCTTAAAATTCCTTGTTTTAATGATTGATTCAAAAGAGTCATAAATCTGATTTTTTTTATTTCTTTCAAGCCCTGAAGATTTAAGCTCCTCAATAATCTTCTGCATCAGTTCTATTATTTTTTCTTCAGCTTCAAGTCTACGTTGCTCATCCAGTTCAGGATTAAAAAATTCTTTATTGTTAGCTGTGCTAATAGAATATAACGCTTTAATTTTTAAAAAAATTTCTTCCGCAGGATCCCAGAGAAAGTTATCCTTATTTTTTTTGATTTTTTCAATAATATTTCTAAACAACCTGATTTCAGGAGACTGTTCTTCAATATCTTTTAAAAATAAATCATAGGTATAATTCATCATTGCATCATTGTTCATGAGAATTTCAAAGTCTGGATTATAATCAAAATCCAGAGCTGAGGCTTTAAATATAGAAGTGACAAAACTATCTATTGTTTTTATTTGAAAATCGGAATAATTACTGAGTATATTTTCAAGTGCTTTTTCTGCCATAAATGACAAATCATCATCTTCTATAGATAAAATCTTTAAAAATTCCTGCATTGTCTGCTGATTTTTAAAATACAAATCCTTGATCCATCCAAGAATTCTGCTTTTCATTTCATAAGCAGCATTATTGGAAAATGTAATGGCAAGAATATGTTTCAAACTACTGTAAGGCACTTCATCTGAAAGTAAAAAAGAGACATATCTCTGTGTAAGAACCCTTGTTTTTCCGGAACCAGCAGATGCCTTAAGAATTACATAATGAGGTAATGGAAGCCTAAAAATTTCATTCATTAATTAAGTAATTGTAACATAGCAGTTATTACTTAATCTATTTGTTTAAACGGTTGACTTTATAACTTCTGCTCCTTTTCCCTTTAAATTTGCATGCGCTGCTGCTAATTTAGCTATTGGAACTCTGTAAGGAGAACAACTTACATAGTTAAGATTTATTTTGTGGCAGAACTCAATTGATTTCGGATCTCCACCATGTTCACCACATATTCCGACTTTGAGATTCTTGTTTGTCTTCCTTCCTTTTTTCACACCAATCTCCATAATCTGACCAACTCCTTCTGTGTCTATTGTAATGAATGGGTCATCTTCTATTATTTTATTATCAATATAGAAAGGTAAAAATTTTCCCGCATCATCTCTTGAAAGTCCAAACACAGACTGCGTTAAATCATTTGTTCCAAAGGAGAAAAATTCTGCTTCAGTAGCAATCTGATCTGCTGTTATTGCAGCACGAGCAAGTTCTATCATTGTTCCAACCTTATACTCAACTTTTATTCTGTATTGTTTCATAACATCTTCTGATGTTTTCACGGTCAACTCTTTCATTAACTTCAATTCATTAACATGTGCCACAAGCGGAATCATTATCTCGGGTATAACTTTGATTTTCTTCTTGGCAAGCTCACAGGCTGCTTCCATTATAGCTCTTACCTGCATCTCATATATTTCTGGATATGTAACTCCAAGACGGCATCCTCTATGACCAAGCATTGGATTAAACTCTTCAAGAGCTTTAATTTTAGATTTAATTCTTCTGATGGAAACACCCATTTCATTAGAAAGAATCTCTATTTCTTCATCTGTTTTGGGTAAAAACTCATGAAGTGGTGGGTCAAGAAGTCTTATTGTTACAGGTAATCCTTTCATTTCTTTGAAAATACCAATGAAGTCTTTTTTCTGATAAGGTTTTATTTTATCTAGTGCTTTCTTTCGCTGATCAATATTATCTGAAAGAATCATTTCTCTGAATGCCCTGATCCTGTCTGGATCAAAAAACATATGTTCTGTTCGGCAAAGTCCAATTCCTGAAGCACCAAAATCTCTAGCTACCCTTGCATCTTTTGGAGTATCAGCATTTGCCCTGACTTTAAGCTTACTAAGCTCATCAGTCCATTGCATAATAGTATAAAATTCTTTTGAAAGTTTAGGCATAACAAGTGGTGCCTGTCCAAGAATAACCTCACCAGTAGTTCCATTTAATGTAATATAATCCCCCTCTTTAACAGTAATTTCTCCAGCTGTAAAACATTTTTCTTCTTCACGAATGGTTATCTCTCCGCAGCCAACAACACAACATTTGCCCATTCCTCTGCCAACAACAGCGGCATGAGAAGTCATGCCTCCTCGTGCTGTTAATATTCCCTGAGCAACTGCCATTCCGCCAATGTCCTCAGGTGATGTTTCATTTCTTACAAGAATAACCCTTTCTCCCTTTTCTACCCATTCTTCTGCATCCTGAGCTGAAAAAACAACCCTGCCAACCGCTGCTCCAGGGCTTGCAGGCAATCCTTTTGCTATAACTTTAACCTCTGCCTTTAGATCAATTGTAGGATGAAGAAGTTGATTGAGTTGTTCAGGTTCTATTCTTAAAAGAGCTATTTTTTTATCAATAAGTTTTTCATTTACCATATCAACAGCTATTTTTATTGCAGCTGCAGCTGTTCTTTTTCCAACTCTTGTCTGAAGCATATAGAGTTTGCCTTCCTGAATTGTAAACTCTATATCAAGCATGTCCTTGTAATGCTTCTCAAGTTTATTGCATATTTTTTCAAGTTGAGAATATATTTTTGGCATTCTTCTTTTAAGTTCTTCAATTTTTAAAGGAGTTCTGATACCTGAAACAACATCTTCTCCCTGTGCATTTACCAGAAATTCAGCAAAAAATTTTTTTTCTCCTGTAGATGGATCTCTTGTAAAACCAACTCCTGTACCTGAATTTTCTCCCATATTACCAAAAACCATTGCAACAATATTACATGCTGTGCCAAGATCATCTGGTATTCCGTGAAGCCTTCTATAGGTTGCTGCTCTATCTCCATACCATGAATCAAAAACAGCTTTTATTGCCATCCTAAGCTGTTCATAAGGGTCTGAAGGAAAATTAGTACCCGTCTCTTTTTTATAAAGTTCTTTATATTTTTTAACAAGAGTTTTAAAATCTTTTGCATCAAGTTCTGTATCTAATTGAACATCTTTTGCCTTTTTAGCTTCTTCAAGTAAATCTTCAAATTTTTTCCTGTCTATATTAGTAACAATACTTCCAAACATTGTAATAAATCTTCTATAGGTATCATATGCAAATTTTTCATTTTTTGTTTTCTTTATTAAACCTTTAAGGGTTTCATCATTTAATCCAAGATTTAATACTGTATCCATCATTCCTGGCATGGAAAACTTCGCACCTGATCTAACAGAAATAAGAAGCGGATTTTCAGGATTACCAAATTCAGAATTCATTGATTTTTCAACATTTTTCAGATTATTTAAAACTTCCTCCCACATTCTGTCAGGAAATTTTTTGCCAAGACTAAAATATTCTCTACAGGCTTCTGTGGTAATTGTAAATCCTGATGGAACCGGAATTCCAAGATTGGTCATCTCAG includes:
- the dapF gene encoding diaminopimelate epimerase, which codes for MNFVKMHGLGNDFILIDCLKQDLPDPQAFAIKYCNRRFGIGADQLLLIYPSEIADFSMRIFNADGSEVEMCGNGIRCFAKYVWDRGLSQKEILDVETLAGIIKPKKVGELVQVDMGNPEFRPEKIPVDAEGDIAFDIALEVYGWHARLNCVSMGNPHAVIFLEEDPKNFAVLKYGPAIETHPIFPKRTNVEFAFVKNSKEIIMRVWERGAGETLACGTGACATAVAAMKKKLVENKVTVHLLGGDLLIEWQENGHVYMTGPAEEVYEGTVKVPQIA
- the ppdK gene encoding pyruvate, phosphate dikinase produces the protein MALTSKKQKKPLKKASTSKKLTSGKKYVYYFGDGKAEGTAQMKDLLGGKGAGLAEMTNLGIPVPSGFTITTEACREYFSLGKKFPDRMWEEVLNNLKNVEKSMNSEFGNPENPLLISVRSGAKFSMPGMMDTVLNLGLNDETLKGLIKKTKNEKFAYDTYRRFITMFGSIVTNIDRKKFEDLLEEAKKAKDVQLDTELDAKDFKTLVKKYKELYKKETGTNFPSDPYEQLRMAIKAVFDSWYGDRAATYRRLHGIPDDLGTACNIVAMVFGNMGENSGTGVGFTRDPSTGEKKFFAEFLVNAQGEDVVSGIRTPLKIEELKRRMPKIYSQLEKICNKLEKHYKDMLDIEFTIQEGKLYMLQTRVGKRTAAAAIKIAVDMVNEKLIDKKIALLRIEPEQLNQLLHPTIDLKAEVKVIAKGLPASPGAAVGRVVFSAQDAEEWVEKGERVILVRNETSPEDIGGMAVAQGILTARGGMTSHAAVVGRGMGKCCVVGCGEITIREEEKCFTAGEITVKEGDYITLNGTTGEVILGQAPLVMPKLSKEFYTIMQWTDELSKLKVRANADTPKDARVARDFGASGIGLCRTEHMFFDPDRIRAFREMILSDNIDQRKKALDKIKPYQKKDFIGIFKEMKGLPVTIRLLDPPLHEFLPKTDEEIEILSNEMGVSIRRIKSKIKALEEFNPMLGHRGCRLGVTYPEIYEMQVRAIMEAACELAKKKIKVIPEIMIPLVAHVNELKLMKELTVKTSEDVMKQYRIKVEYKVGTMIELARAAITADQIATEAEFFSFGTNDLTQSVFGLSRDDAGKFLPFYIDNKIIEDDPFITIDTEGVGQIMEIGVKKGRKTNKNLKVGICGEHGGDPKSIEFCHKINLNYVSCSPYRVPIAKLAAAHANLKGKGAEVIKSTV
- a CDS encoding UvrD-helicase domain-containing protein — translated: MNEIFRLPLPHYVILKASAGSGKTRVLTQRYVSFLLSDEVPYSSLKHILAITFSNNAAYEMKSRILGWIKDLYFKNQQTMQEFLKILSIEDDDLSFMAEKALENILSNYSDFQIKTIDSFVTSIFKASALDFDYNPDFEILMNNDAMMNYTYDLFLKDIEEQSPEIRLFRNIIEKIKKNKDNFLWDPAEEIFLKIKALYSISTANNKEFFNPELDEQRRLEAEEKIIELMQKIIEELKSSGLERNKKNQIYDSFESIIKTRNFKEILDRGISTPPVNKPKNKNLTQKYEDIILLWDEFKEVVDEYAFLYSKTFYLPYLHIFKNFQRKLNVVKQTESKIFIEDINKLLSQYINEFKVPEIYFRLGEKIHHFLIDEFQDTSPIQWSNLKLLIENALSENGSLFVVGDTKQAIYSFRGADYRIMNELEKIDIFPSAHKIVEELSVNYRSKGMILKFVEKFFKENIVNHSDYCNPAKLTGLDRYEQFSKKEYEQEGYVEVKTFYSDDEENEAKIKKDFIDIINDTRARGYSFKDIAVLALKNDHVVTISSWLNDLTLPFISYSSLDVRRRKVTFEILNLLKFLDSPVDDFSFSIFILGDLYKEFLSKCYSIKTLQPIQEFIIKNRQNSPLYKYYQVAFPSLWENHFQNMFKLTGYLPIYDLLSVALSNFKVFEIMPDEEATFLKILELVKSFEGRGLSSIKDFIEFFSNPSEDEKIWDITLGADIDAINIMTVHKAKGLGFPVVILFLEDSREKTDEYIVNEIDEETLCIMKINDKLANKCDRLKEIKDSVKVSKMADSLNTLYVAFTRAQDELYVIGKMKKESNFPFDILCNFTDKPLGSKLSKIYSLNIERKIMKIEHHSLPVEFPVSQEMIHLKEKDRGDFIHRVLSSIDFWNEEFTDIIDSNIEKINRDLRKNFDIAEIKKPILKMLDHPQMRELFIKKPDRIFFNEFEISDHKGLIHRIDRVVIDKDKVTVIEYKTGYPSEEHFGQIKKYLNLASDIYKNFTITGCLYYLDMEEIKWI
- a CDS encoding PD-(D/E)XK nuclease family protein, which gives rise to MDMNQSKELIDKLDFLSERQKIILTSDQDLIESIVSVIDSENLNYSQNVVVFPGKRPSHYLRKTLAEKINTSFIPPRIFSIDEFINFIFKKLNDTNSIESIDAAGIIYEICIKNNSLTTFFQKFDNFFSIGLKLFNLFEELYIEGISVDKLKEVETLVEIPVNSRNSLRFLSQTYKEFYELLINRNLSTRSLRYRTVAEADLNSYLSFQKIIFAGFFAFTKTEKIILEKLSKIENFFLVFQDDDEALNTKIKFYSCPDTHGEIKVAGKIIKEFDSLDERTVIVLPDAENLFPLVRQGISYLDERSYNISMGYPLSRTPIYGFFITLFELLSSIENDMVYVPFYLKFMLHPYTKNIFFKNSAELSRIVFHEMEEFFKFEKPLLFIELEWIEKEVPSKIIQNIGESFLSAEEISEHIKFIHENAIKKFLSFSNIKEFINACRELLIFIYDKSTAKYHPLFYPYVEAFLTEFEKLSNSLINKIKFEFKQSYFNFFKNYIASQNIPFEGIPLNGLQILGFLETRNIKFKKVIFLDLNEGVFPNLSEDYLLPYRIRKILGLPTYHDREKLIYYYFSTLIRGAEEVHIAYIKNDRYERSRFIEKLIWIIEKKEGAILEDNQSDLIHSVIYKVNLAGKMPDNIVKNHEMMDILKNFSFSATAIDEYLKCGLKFYYSYVLGIKKEKDISSDLDRCDIGIIVHEALKEYFKLRIGRVLNEKNLINEIEKILDNIFLKQYGNKIRGRVYLLKLQTLDRLHEIINYYQEISKIHKIEIISVEEFFEETFFDSRFTCRLDKVEKVNEKIFIVDYKITGKQDHLKIKFDRLSTEDRQSWAKYIGSFQIPLYVFLYSQKYKINPQNLEGYYFLLGRNVIDNDAFFNPLNEIEKGQGLSIISEIMKSLLAEIKNLEIPFQPTYDFKKNCKFCDYQAICGTFTVPS